One window of the Hoplias malabaricus isolate fHopMal1 chromosome Y, fHopMal1.hap1, whole genome shotgun sequence genome contains the following:
- the LOC136677904 gene encoding UDP-glucuronosyltransferase 1-6-like isoform X2 has translation MWKSIKCLGLSLLLCSALRQKNNLGETVGARGTERTRGIKGTDKIGATEGTKGTGGNDWTGKLLVVPVDGSHWTGLKAVAEEVGRRGHMVVVVMPEVSMRLNSGKHYITKKFPVSYGQDVLDQITEHSSQEMADSTLSMLERVTDGLNHMKTVINLLISTCESLYFNQELMGFLREQKFDAVLTDPAMPAGAILAYNLSLPAVYMLRGLPCGLDSTAAACPDPPSYIPRFFTKNVDRMCWSERVLNVLVSVLEPVMCKLFYWPFEELASHVIGRSISLVEILSSGALWLLRYDFILEFPKPLMPNMVLIGGLNCAITSSLSPEVEEFVEGSGEHGLVVFTLGSFVSSMPKEKAAIFFQAFSQIPQRVVWRYTGELPDHVPDNVKLMKWLPQNDLLGHPKTRAFITHGGTHGIYEGICHAVPMVILPLFGDQGDNAHRMANRGVGLVLDIHEITPESLSNTLHTIINDTSYKEKMVKLSSIHKDRPTEPLDLAVFWTEFVMRHKGADHLRPAAHDLNWFQYHSLDVIGFLLLVIMIVVAALMKCCVLCLRRYCKSEKKKKD, from the exons ATGTGGAAATCTATAAAGTGTTTGGGGCTTAGTTTGCTGTTGTGTTCTGCTCTCCGCCAGAAGAATAACTTGGGAGAAACAGTAGGAGCTAGAGGAACTGAAAGGACTAGGGGAATTAAGGGAACTGATAAAATTGGAGCAACTGAAGGAACTAAAGGAACTGGGGGAAATGATTGGACTGGCAAGTTGTTGGTGGTGCCAGTGGATGGGAGTCACTGGACTGGGCTAAAGGCTGTGGCAGAGGAGGTGGGGCGCAGGGGCCACATGGTTGTGGTGGTGATGCCAGAAGTCAGTATGCGTTTGAATTCCGGTAAACACTACATAACCAAAAAGTTTCCAGTATCATATGGACAGGATGTGTTAGACCAAATAACAGAGCATAGTTCCCAGGAGATGGCTGATTCCACACTTAGTATGCTGGAAAGAGTCACAGATGGACTGAACCACATGAAGACAGTAATAAACCTCTTGATTTCTACATGTGAAAGCTTGTACTTCAACCAGGAGCTGATGGGTTTTCTGAGGGAACAAAAATTTGATGCTGTATTGACAGATCCTGCTATGCCTGCTGGAGCAATTCTGGCCTATAACCTGTCCCTCCCTGCAGTCTACATGCTTCGGGGGTTACCTTGTGGACTTGACTCCACAGCCGCAGCTTGCCCCGATCCTCCCTCATACATCCCTCGCTTTTTTACTAAGAATGTGGACAGAATGTGCTGGAGTGAACGTGTTCTGAATGTGTTGGTGAGTGTGTTGGAGCCTGTGATGTGTAAGTTGTTCTACTGGCCATTTGAGGAGCTGGCATCCCATGTGATTGGCAGATCCATCAGTTTGGTGGAAATCCTGAGCTCTGGAGCACTGTGGCTCCTGAGGTATGACTTCATCTTGGAGTTCCCCAAACCCCTCATGCCCAACATGGTGCTGATTGGAGGACTCAACTGCGCAATAACCAGCTCCCTCAGCCCG GAGGTGGAGGAGTTTGTGGAAGGTTCTGGGGAACATGGTCTTGTGGTCTTCACACTCGGTTCATTTGTGTCCTCCATGCCAAAGGAAAAAGCTGCCATTTTCTTCCAGGCCTTCAGCCAAATCCCTCAGAGA GTTGTGTGGAGATACACAGGAGAACTTCCAGATCATGTTCCTGATAATGTTAAGTTGATGAAGTGGCTTCCTCAGAATGACCTACTGG GTCATCCTAAAACCCGAGCCTTCATCACTCATGGTGGAACTCATGGTATCTACGAGGGAATTTGTCATGCTGTTCCCATGGTGATTTTGCCACTGTTTGGTGACCAGGGAGATAATGCCCATCGAATGGCAAATCGTGGAGTGGGCTTGGTCCTCGACATCCATGAAATCACACCAGAGTCACTAAGCAACACCCTCCACACAATTATTAACGACACCAG TTATAAGGAGAAAATGGTGAAACTTTCATCTATCCATAAAGATCGTCCCACAGAGCCGTTGGACCTGGCTGTTTTTTGGACAGAATTCGTAATGCGGCACAAAGGGGCAGATCATCTGCGTCCAGCTGCTCATGATTTGAACTGGTTCCAGTATCACAGCTTGGATGTGATTGGTTTCCTGTTGCTTGTCATAATGATAGTAGTGGCAGCACTGATGAaatgttgtgttttgtgtttacgAAGATATTGCAAGtcagagaagaagaagaaggattGA
- the LOC136677904 gene encoding UDP-glucuronosyltransferase 1-6-like isoform X1 has protein sequence MGRSVICLGLSLLLCSALNQKVNSVETGETFRNGGTAGKEGTGDTRGTERTGETGRTEETKETAGTERTKRTGGTERTEKFGGIKGSGGTDWTGRLLVVPMDGSHWTGLKAVAEELGRRGHMVVVVMPEVSIRLDSGKHYITKTFPVPYGQETLDELQARNTEVMQSTPRPLLERINTRISHLKKFAHYQMTTSQALLLNQELMDFVKQQRFDAVLTSPAVPTGAILAFNLSLPAVYMLRGLPCGLDSKATACPNPPSYIPRFFTKNSDRMRWSERVLNVLVSVLEPVLCKVLYWSFEELASSMIGRSISLGEILSSGALWLLRYDFTLEFPKPLMPNMVLIGGLNCAITSPLSPEVEEFVEGSGEHGLVVFTLGSFVSSMPKEKAAIFFQAFSQIPQRVVWRYTGELPDHVPDNVKLMKWLPQNDLLGHPKTRAFITHGGTHGIYEGICHAVPMVILPLFGDQGDNAHRMANRGVGLVLDIHEITPESLSNTLHTIINDTSYKEKMVKLSSIHKDRPTEPLDLAVFWTEFVMRHKGADHLRPAAHDLNWFQYHSLDVIGFLLLVIMIVVAALMKCCVLCLRRYCKSEKKKKD, from the exons ATGGGGAGATCTGTTATATGCTTGGGGCTTAGTCTGCTGCTGTGTTCTGCTCTTAACCAGAAGGTTAACTCTGTAGAAACTGGAGAAACATTTAGAAATGGAGGAACGGCAGGTAAAGAGGGAACTGGGGACACTAGAGGAACTGAGAGGACTGGGGAAACTGGAAGAACTGAGGAAACTAAAGAAACTGCAGGAACTGAAAGAACTAAGAGAACTGGAGGAACTGAAAGAACAGAGAAATTTGGAGGGATCAAAGGCAGTGGGGGAACTGACTGGACAGGAAGATTGTTGGTGGTGCCAATGGATGGGAGCCACTGGACTGGACTAAAGGCTGTGGCAGAGGAGCTGGGCCGCAGGGGccacatggtggtggtggtgatgccAGAAGTCAGCATACGGTTGGACTCTGGTAAACACTACATAACCAAAACATTCCCTGTACCATATGGACAAGAAACGCTAGATGAGCTTCAGGCTCGTAACACTGAAGTCATGCAGAGCACACCACGGCCCCTACTGGAGAGAATAAACACCAGAATCAGCCACTTAAAAAAGTTTGCACACTACCAGATGACTACGAGTCAGGCACTGCTGTTGAACCAGGAGCTGATGGATTTTGTGAAGCAACAGAGATTTGATGCTGTCCTGACCAGTCCAGCTGTGCCCACTGGAGCAATATTAGCCTTTAACCTGTCACTCCCTGCAGTCTACATGCTCCGGGGCTTACCCTGTGGACTGGATTCCAAAGCCACAGCCTGCCCCAATCCTCCCTCCTACATCCCCCGCTTTTTTACTAAGAACTCGGACCGAATGCGTTGGAGTGAACGTGTTCTGAACGTGCTGGTGAGTGTGTTGGAGCCGGTGCTGTGTAAGGTGCTCTACTGGTCGTTTGAAGAGCTGGCGTCCAGCATGATTGGCAGATCCATCAGTTTGGGGGAAATCCTGAGTTCTGGAGCTCTGTGGCTCCTGAGGTATGACTTCACCTTGGAGTTCCCTAAGCCACTCATGCCAAACATGGTGTTGATTGGAGGACTCAACTGCGCTATCACCAGCCCCCTCAGCCCG GAGGTGGAGGAGTTTGTGGAAGGTTCTGGGGAACATGGTCTTGTGGTCTTCACACTCGGTTCATTTGTGTCCTCCATGCCAAAGGAAAAAGCTGCCATTTTCTTCCAGGCCTTCAGCCAAATCCCTCAGAGA GTTGTGTGGAGATACACAGGAGAACTTCCAGATCATGTTCCTGATAATGTTAAGTTGATGAAGTGGCTTCCTCAGAATGACCTACTGG GTCATCCTAAAACCCGAGCCTTCATCACTCATGGTGGAACTCATGGTATCTACGAGGGAATTTGTCATGCTGTTCCCATGGTGATTTTGCCACTGTTTGGTGACCAGGGAGATAATGCCCATCGAATGGCAAATCGTGGAGTGGGCTTGGTCCTCGACATCCATGAAATCACACCAGAGTCACTAAGCAACACCCTCCACACAATTATTAACGACACCAG TTATAAGGAGAAAATGGTGAAACTTTCATCTATCCATAAAGATCGTCCCACAGAGCCGTTGGACCTGGCTGTTTTTTGGACAGAATTCGTAATGCGGCACAAAGGGGCAGATCATCTGCGTCCAGCTGCTCATGATTTGAACTGGTTCCAGTATCACAGCTTGGATGTGATTGGTTTCCTGTTGCTTGTCATAATGATAGTAGTGGCAGCACTGATGAaatgttgtgttttgtgtttacgAAGATATTGCAAGtcagagaagaagaagaaggattGA
- the LOC136679578 gene encoding transmembrane protein 169-like — translation MEVESVPEVVIPAPCQPEEMEKNRTRRKKKKKKEIIYRSETEDQDEGEGSEVTAPDEMSEDIDGVFSSTGNGVCDPDGRFVTLTGTITRGKRKGELVEIRLELTDRELRDMARSKERLDKECDGPGPQSTSCRPGRGPHILLWSLSCSPFIFLLAFITSFYYATLTWYNIFLVYHEERSFVLKVVVCPLLVLSYPLLVMVLSLFVAFYAVLAQFCWSFGAWRQAVADLEKGVCGWACGKLGLEDCAPYSVVELLDSDTLSDTLHSRRGEESSV, via the exons ATGGAGGTGGAATCTGTCCCTGAGGTTGTGATCCCTGCTCCATGCCAGCCGGAGGAGATGGAGAAAAACAGGACacgaagaaagaagaaaaagaaaaaagagataaTCTATCGCTCTGAGACAGAAGATCAGGATGAGGGTGAGGGTTCAGAGGTCACAGCTCCCGATGAAATGTCTGAGGATATTGATGGAGTCTTCAGTTCTACAGGAAATg GTGTTTGTGACCCTGATGGCCGTTTTGTGACCCTGACGGGGACAATCACTCGGGGGAAGAGGAAGGGTGAGCTAGTGGAGATCCGTTTGGAGCTGACAGACCGAGAGCTGAGGGATATGGCTCGTTCTAAGGAACGTCTGGACAAGGAGTGCGATGGTCCAGGACCCCAGAGCACCTCCTGCAGGCCAGGACGAGGACCTCACATCCTGCTTTGGAGCTTGTCCTGCTCGCCCTTCATCTTTCTTCTCGCCTTCATCACATCCTTCTACTACGCCACTCTGACTTGGTACAACATTTTCTTGGTTTACCACGAAGAGCGCTCCTTTGTGTTGAAGGTGGTAGTGTGCCCTCTGCTGGTTCTCAGTTACCCACTGCTGGTGATGGTGTTGAGTTTATTTGTGGCATTTTACGCAGTACTGGCTcagttctgctggagttttggTGCCTGGCGGCAGGCTGTAGCTGACCTAGAGAAGGGTGTGTGTGGCTGGGCTTGTGGTAAACTCGGGCTGGAGGATTGCGCTCCCTACAGTGTGGTGGAGCTCCtggactcagacacactctcgGACACACTGCACAGCCGGcgtggcgaagaaagctctgtCTGA
- the LOC136679592 gene encoding CASP8 and FADD-like apoptosis regulator, with the protein MAEVSFLQVNSIMDSLSKEECKTLLYLCSDLISADCVEDCRGALLTLITQAHTQVQTRTHHKAPPGDVFLKEVLFRLRRFDILKQILGSSRKEVEEMLKKRGHVLSDYRVLMMELSENLEEEDLKSLIFLLKSSIPRGPLHRATNFLDVVVELEKMEKVSCEKLELIEQSLKNIRRLDLVRRIQSYQRGQHGNQQDISQRAVTQNNTQFGFRVTHQSPVRTQQIEEFENLKLSVEETGAQQLQVSVDQYHINKELQGVCLIIDCIGSDGNLLKGTFQNLGFQVELYSLQSVREVESVVKSVVQTRALQQGSVFCCCFMSRGMDTDLVLSDLRRSFGSLLVGKPKLFFTQIYTDAPPTQGYNDPFLETDGKPFHPDYAHASLPATADVLWNLCTTGAWLLQREGHCSVYLRALRAALLRAHQRKLHVLDALTEVDRDVKQHNQRNPNESYHITLSHTLRKSLYL; encoded by the exons ATGGCAGAGGTGAGTTTTCTGCAAGTGAACAGCATAATGGATTCTCTGAGTAAAGAAGAGTGTAAAACTCTGCTGTACCTTTGCTCTGATCTGATCTCTGCTGATTGTGTGGAAGACTGTAGAGGAGCTCTCCTCACCCTCATCACACAAGCCCACACTCAAGTACAAACACGAACACACCATAAGGCTCCACCTGGAGATGTTTTCCTGAAGGAAGTCCTGTTCAGACTCAGACGCTTCGACATTCTGAAACAGATTCTAGGAAGCAGCCGGAAGGAAGTGGAGGAAATGCTGAAAAAAAGAGGGCATGTCCTCTCAGATTACAG GGTTCTGATGATGGAGCTGAGTGAAAATTTGGAGGAAGAAGACTTAAAGTCCCTTATCTTCCTCCTGAAGAGCAGTATCCCCAGAGGCCCTCTTCACAGAGctaca aATTTTCTGGATGTTGTGGTGGAGCTGGAGAAGATGGAAAAAGTTTCATGTGAGAAGCTGGAGCTGATAGAGCAGAGTCTGAAAAACATAAGGAGGCTGGACCTGGTCAGAAGGATACAGTCTTACCAGAGAG GTCAACACGGAAATCAGCAAGACATTTCTCAAAGAGCAgtaacacaaaacaacacacag TTTGGTTTTAGGGTCACTCATCAGTCACCAGTGAGAACACAACAAATTGAAG aatttgaGAATCTGAAACTTTCTgttgaggaaactggagctcaGCAACTTCAG GTTTCTGTGGATCAGTATCATATTAACAAAGAGTTGCAAGGAGTTTGTTTGATTATCGACTGTATTGGCTCTGATGGAA atttgttaaaggggacatttcaGAATCTGGGTTTCCAGGTGGAGTTGTACAGTCTGCAGTCTGTGAGGGAGGTGGAGTCTGTGGTGAAGTCAGTTGTCCAGACGAGGGCACTACAGCAAGGGTCTGTGTTCTGCTGTTGCTTTATGAGTCGAGGTATGGACACTGATCTGGTGCTCAGTGACCTGCGGAGATCATTTGGCTCCTTACTGGTTGGAAAGCCCAAGCTCTTCTTCACACAAATTTATACTGATGCACCACCTACTCAAGGGTACAATGACCCTTTCCTGGAGACAGATGGCAAGCCATTTCACCCAGATTACGCTCACGCTTCTTTACCAGCCACTGCAGATGTGCTTTGGAACCTGTGCACAACAGGGGCATGGCTTCTGCAGAGGGAGGGGCATTGTTCAGTGTACTTGCGAGCACTAAGGGCCGCCCTCCTCCGAGCACACCAGAG GAAACTCCATGTTCTGGATGCTCTCACTGAAGTGGACAGAGATgttaaacaacacaatcaaaGAAATCCAAATGAAAGTTATcacatcactctctctcacacactacgCAAGAGTCTGtatctataa
- the LOC136677904 gene encoding UDP-glucuronosyltransferase-like isoform X3: MAVQFCWQVPVLFLLLSVCLYVFPVSVLSGRVLVMPVDGSHWLSLKLLVTELAERGHNVLLLVPNTSVLIEAPEPVRMQTFPVPFDQEELASSMKGIQQGVFHQSPPLTDLLINVQRLLLFTDIQVRGCEALLYNKTLMEKLKHEDFNLLLTDPFLPCGAILSSVLHLPSVFFLRGMPCGLDALASQCPAPPSYVPRFGVTSTGHMAFPQRLQNVLLYLVELLLCRVMYRSFDELVARYLEEDISYLQLLGNGALWLLRYDFTFEFPKPIMPNMVFIGGINCKKCSPLTAEVEEFVEGSGEHGLVVFTLGSFVSSMPKEKAAIFFQAFSQIPQRVVWRYTGELPDHVPDNVKLMKWLPQNDLLGHPKTRAFITHGGTHGIYEGICHAVPMVILPLFGDQGDNAHRMANRGVGLVLDIHEITPESLSNTLHTIINDTSYKEKMVKLSSIHKDRPTEPLDLAVFWTEFVMRHKGADHLRPAAHDLNWFQYHSLDVIGFLLLVIMIVVAALMKCCVLCLRRYCKSEKKKKD, translated from the exons ATGGCTGTGCAATTTTGCTGGCAGGTCCCTGTGCTCTTTCTGctcttgagtgtgtgtttgtatgtgtttccGGTTTCGGTGTTGAGTGGCCGTGTGCTGGTGATGCCAGTGGATGGGAGTCATTGGTTGAGTCTAAAGCTGCTGGTTACAGAGTTGGCTGAGCGAGGGCACAATGTCTTGCTGCTAGTTCCCAACACAAGCGTCCTGATAGAGGCCCCTGAACCAGTAAGAATGCAGACGTTCCCTGTGCCATTTGACCAAGAAGAGCTGGCATCCAGCATGAAGGGGATTCAGCAGGGCGTGTTTCATCAGTCTCCACCTCTGACTGATCTCTTGATTAATGTCCAGAGACTTCTGCTGTTCACGGATATACAGGTCAGAGGCTGTGAGGCTCTGCTCTATAACAAAACTCTGATGGAGAAGCTGAAGCATGAGGATTTTAATCTACTGTTGACCGACCCTTTCCTGCCCTGTGGCGCCATACTGTCCTCTGTCCTGCATCTCCCATCTGTGTTCTTCCTGCGGGGGATGCCCTGCGGTTTGGATGCTCTTGCTTCTCAGTGTCCAGCACCACCGTCCTATGTTCCCCGCTTCGGTGTGACATCTACTGGTCACATGGCCTTCCCCCAACGCCTGCAGAATGTTCTGCTGTACCTTGTGGAGCTGCTGTTGTGTCGGGTTATGTATCGCAGCTTCGACGAGTTGGTGGCTCGTTACCTGGAAGAAGATATTTCATACCTCCAGCTTCTGGGCAATGGTGCTCTCTGGCTGCTCAGATATGATTTTACCTTTGAATTCCCCAAACCCATCATGCCCAACATGGTCTTTATTGGGGGGATCAACTGCAAAAAATGTTCACCTCTTACTGCA GAGGTGGAGGAGTTTGTGGAAGGTTCTGGGGAACATGGTCTTGTGGTCTTCACACTCGGTTCATTTGTGTCCTCCATGCCAAAGGAAAAAGCTGCCATTTTCTTCCAGGCCTTCAGCCAAATCCCTCAGAGA GTTGTGTGGAGATACACAGGAGAACTTCCAGATCATGTTCCTGATAATGTTAAGTTGATGAAGTGGCTTCCTCAGAATGACCTACTGG GTCATCCTAAAACCCGAGCCTTCATCACTCATGGTGGAACTCATGGTATCTACGAGGGAATTTGTCATGCTGTTCCCATGGTGATTTTGCCACTGTTTGGTGACCAGGGAGATAATGCCCATCGAATGGCAAATCGTGGAGTGGGCTTGGTCCTCGACATCCATGAAATCACACCAGAGTCACTAAGCAACACCCTCCACACAATTATTAACGACACCAG TTATAAGGAGAAAATGGTGAAACTTTCATCTATCCATAAAGATCGTCCCACAGAGCCGTTGGACCTGGCTGTTTTTTGGACAGAATTCGTAATGCGGCACAAAGGGGCAGATCATCTGCGTCCAGCTGCTCATGATTTGAACTGGTTCCAGTATCACAGCTTGGATGTGATTGGTTTCCTGTTGCTTGTCATAATGATAGTAGTGGCAGCACTGATGAaatgttgtgttttgtgtttacgAAGATATTGCAAGtcagagaagaagaagaaggattGA